Below is a genomic region from Methanofollis sp. UBA420.
GAAGCGACGATATTTTCTATCTTGAGGGACTCCTCTGGTTTACGCTCATTCATATATATATCATGCTTAAAACAGTATATAAAGGGGATGGTTATTTATTCCTCCAGGGTCGATGTATCGCCGGGGTCCATACCCAGTTCCTGCGCTTTTAAGAGCCGCCTCATGATCTTGCCGCTCCGGGTCTTTGGGAGCGACCGGACGAAGTCGAACTCGGACGGGATGGCGATGGGCCCAAGTGTCATCCGAACGTGGTAGACGAGGTCGTTCTTCAGTTTCTCACCGGGTTCGCAGCCGTCTCTGAGGATGACGAAGGCCTTGATGGTGTTCCCCCGCAGGGGGTCGGGTTTCCCGATCACGGCCGCTTCCGCCACGGCTGCGTGGGAGACGAGCGCGCTCTCGACCTCTGCGGTGCCGATGTTGTGCCCGGCGACGACGATCAGGTCGTCGGACCGGCCGAGGACCATGATGTAGCCGTCTTCATCCTTCACCGCAAGATCGGCCGCCGTGTAGCATCCGGGGATGGTGTTCCAGTACTTGCGGTAGCGTTCGTCGTCGTTCCAGATCGTCCGCATCATCGACGGCCAGGGCTCCCTGACGACCAGGAGGCCGCCGGTGCCCGGCGGGACCGGGTTTCCGGCCGCATCGACGACGTCTGCGACGACGCCCGGGATCGGCCTGCCCACGAATCCCGGGCGCATGGGTTCGCCGATCGTCGTGGTCAGCATATGCATCCCGGTCTCGGTCTGCCACCAGGTATCCATGATCGGGCACCGCTCTTTTCCGATGGTGCGGTAGAACCACTCGAAAGCCTCGGGGTTGAGCGGTTCGCCGACCGATCCGAGGATGCGAAGCGACGAGAGGTTGTAGCGGTTCGGCCACTCCTCGCCCACCCGCATGAACATCCGGATGGCGGTCGGGGCGGTGTAGAAGATGGTGACGCCGTACTCTTCGATGAGGTCCCAGTAGTTGCCCGGGGTCGGGTAATCGGGGGTTGCCTCCGCAAGGAGGCAGGTGGCGCCGTTCAGGAGCGGGCCGTAGACGGCGTAGCTGTGACCGGTGATCCAGCCGGGGTCGGCGGTGCACCAGTAGACATCGCTGTCCTTGACGTCGAAGACGTACTTCGTCGTGTAGTAGGTC
It encodes:
- the acs gene encoding acetate--CoA ligase gives rise to the protein MAESFNVKLEEAKYYSPEASCKERSWIGDYNRTYQKFLADPDGFWDCIARELEWFQPWDRVKEWEYPYAKWFVNGKLNITHNCLDRHAHRERRNKVAILWRGETADEERTYTYRQLLQAVSRFANGLKRLGVGKGDRVCIYMPVVPEQVIAMLACARIGAVHSVVFGGFGVSALNQRIRGIDAKVVVTADFTYRRGKAIPLKTIVEEAVVNAPSVERIVILRRDADKPVELHPEMEVDYYDLMDGAERECPAEPMDAEDPLFILYTSGTTGTPKGIVHACGGYMVGTYYTTKYVFDVKDSDVYWCTADPGWITGHSYAVYGPLLNGATCLLAEATPDYPTPGNYWDLIEEYGVTIFYTAPTAIRMFMRVGEEWPNRYNLSSLRILGSVGEPLNPEAFEWFYRTIGKERCPIMDTWWQTETGMHMLTTTIGEPMRPGFVGRPIPGVVADVVDAAGNPVPPGTGGLLVVREPWPSMMRTIWNDDERYRKYWNTIPGCYTAADLAVKDEDGYIMVLGRSDDLIVVAGHNIGTAEVESALVSHAAVAEAAVIGKPDPLRGNTIKAFVILRDGCEPGEKLKNDLVYHVRMTLGPIAIPSEFDFVRSLPKTRSGKIMRRLLKAQELGMDPGDTSTLEE